The following coding sequences are from one Bacteroidota bacterium window:
- a CDS encoding response regulator transcription factor has product MPKTQLNILLAEDDLNLGILLVDYLETEGFDLKLCKDGELALKAFQNQSFDLCLLDVMMPKMDGFSLAKAIRLIDKNVPIIFITAKSLKEDKLKGYDLGADDYITKPFDEEELLWKIKAVIRRTPENKRDKSVEIISLGKFRFDYPNQSLKMGESTKRITEKESEILYYLSNHRNVVIKREELLKALWGENDYFLGRSLDVFITKIRKYLKDDSDITIENVFGVGFIFNVPSN; this is encoded by the coding sequence ATGCCTAAAACCCAACTAAACATATTACTTGCCGAAGACGATCTGAATCTGGGAATTCTTTTGGTGGATTATCTGGAAACAGAAGGGTTTGACTTGAAGCTTTGTAAAGATGGCGAGTTAGCATTAAAGGCATTTCAAAATCAATCTTTTGATTTATGTTTGTTGGATGTGATGATGCCGAAGATGGATGGTTTTTCTTTAGCAAAAGCAATCCGATTAATAGATAAAAACGTGCCCATTATTTTTATCACTGCAAAATCATTAAAAGAAGATAAATTAAAAGGATATGATTTAGGTGCCGATGATTATATCACCAAACCGTTTGATGAGGAAGAACTTCTGTGGAAAATAAAAGCGGTTATTCGAAGGACTCCTGAAAATAAACGTGACAAAAGCGTAGAAATAATTTCACTCGGAAAATTCAGATTTGATTATCCGAATCAATCCTTAAAGATGGGTGAAAGCACAAAACGAATTACTGAAAAAGAAAGTGAAATTCTATACTATTTATCCAATCATCGGAATGTTGTCATCAAACGTGAAGAACTCCTGAAAGCATTATGGGGTGAAAACGATTATTTTTTAGGCAGAAGTTTAGATGTGTTCATCACTAAAATTCGTAAATATTTAAAAGACGATTCGGACATTACCATTGAAAATGTTTTTGGTGTAGGATTTATCTTTAATGTCCCTTCAAACTAA
- a CDS encoding dCMP deaminase family protein has protein sequence MSKPSFDEIYMELAENLAKRSHCVKAQVGAVLTKDTRIVSLGYNGPPAGTHNCDIDFEKDGCPRDSKGSCSLALHAEQNAILYASKNKVSIEGCTLYVTLSPCISCARVIYTMGIKKVYYLNSYADFKGLKSDEGVDFLQKFGVEVVRYSKKLPTV, from the coding sequence ATGAGCAAACCAAGTTTTGATGAAATTTATATGGAGTTGGCAGAAAATCTTGCCAAGCGTTCCCATTGTGTAAAGGCGCAAGTTGGTGCTGTGCTCACAAAAGACACACGTATTGTTTCTTTAGGCTACAATGGTCCTCCTGCAGGCACGCACAATTGTGATATTGATTTTGAAAAAGACGGTTGTCCGCGCGATAGTAAAGGCAGCTGCTCCTTAGCATTACATGCCGAACAAAATGCCATCTTATATGCCTCTAAAAATAAAGTGTCGATTGAGGGATGTACGCTTTATGTTACGCTTTCACCTTGCATTTCGTGTGCTCGTGTGATTTATACGATGGGGATCAAAAAAGTTTATTACTTAAATTCTTATGCTGATTTTAAAGGATTAAAAAGCGATGAAGGCGTTGATTTCCTTCAAAAATTTGGAGTAGAAGTTGTGCGTTACTCAAAAAAATTGCCTACAGTTTAA
- a CDS encoding HAMP domain-containing histidine kinase, translating into MMFNRTNIFIAIASIALLSVLVIQVNWIFQTAKIKEELFNEKAELVLAKTTDALYSDQQMCQTIEASSETINTSGYVATLPGKEIRKIDSLLQHAMKFYGFHVDYSFEVIKSGRIPLGAGNTSTYTSSSLEQPACGEIGLQDAVNKNGFELKLIFPEKKQFIIAEMGVLFITSLLLIIVVLVLFWRTIRSLLKEKKISEHTTEFLNNMTHEFKTPLTNIALAGKMIVKDSTIKEEDKIKHYSAIILEENEKLRLQVEQVLSMTALEKGEIPLQKTELDVHQLLQDCIKSMTIQIENKHGQIQLKLNANNFVIMGDKSHLANAFSNLIDNAIKYSSGKPELTIETFNRNNNLVVVVADKGIGIEKEYQKKVFEKYFRVPTGDVHDVKGFGLGLAYVKTIVELHGGTIELQSDKGTTFNILIPYA; encoded by the coding sequence ATGATGTTCAATCGAACCAATATATTTATTGCCATTGCTTCCATCGCTTTGTTAAGCGTATTGGTGATTCAAGTGAATTGGATTTTTCAAACTGCAAAAATAAAAGAAGAGCTTTTTAACGAAAAAGCGGAGCTGGTGCTTGCAAAAACAACAGATGCTCTTTATTCGGATCAGCAAATGTGTCAAACGATTGAAGCCTCTTCGGAAACGATAAACACTTCCGGCTATGTTGCAACACTGCCAGGAAAAGAAATTCGAAAAATAGATTCTTTGCTACAGCATGCGATGAAATTTTATGGTTTTCATGTAGACTATTCTTTTGAAGTTATTAAATCGGGGCGGATACCTCTTGGTGCAGGGAATACTTCCACATACACATCCTCTTCTTTGGAGCAACCTGCTTGCGGTGAGATTGGACTACAAGATGCTGTAAATAAAAACGGATTTGAATTGAAACTTATTTTTCCTGAAAAGAAACAATTTATTATTGCTGAAATGGGTGTATTATTCATCACCTCTCTTTTATTGATAATTGTTGTGCTGGTTTTGTTTTGGCGGACGATTCGATCGCTTTTGAAAGAGAAAAAAATATCAGAACATACCACCGAATTTTTAAACAATATGACGCATGAGTTTAAAACACCATTAACTAATATTGCGTTAGCCGGTAAAATGATTGTGAAAGATTCAACCATTAAGGAAGAAGATAAAATAAAACACTACTCAGCAATTATATTGGAGGAAAATGAAAAGTTGAGGCTTCAAGTGGAGCAAGTGTTAAGCATGACGGCACTTGAAAAGGGTGAAATACCATTGCAAAAAACAGAATTGGATGTGCATCAGCTGCTACAGGATTGTATAAAATCGATGACGATACAGATTGAAAACAAACATGGGCAAATTCAATTGAAACTGAATGCTAATAATTTTGTGATAATGGGCGATAAATCACATCTTGCCAATGCCTTTTCTAATTTGATAGACAATGCCATCAAATATTCTTCGGGAAAACCGGAGTTGACTATTGAAACGTTTAATAGAAATAATAATTTGGTTGTTGTGGTTGCTGATAAAGGCATCGGGATTGAAAAAGAATATCAAAAGAAAGTGTTCGAGAAATATTTTAGAGTGCCTACCGGAGATGTACATGATGTAAAAGGATTTGGATTGGGATTAGCGTACGTAAAAACAATTGTTGAATTGCATGGTGGAACCATCGAACTTCAAAGCGATAAAGGCACAACATTTAACATCTTGATTCCTTATGCCTAA
- the ygiD gene encoding 4,5-DOPA dioxygenase extradiol produces the protein MKRSDFLKLLALSPLSLAAMKLKELDTLTSNLSVTEKMPVLFLGHGSPMNAIEENEFVTGFRNIGKDIPKPKAILVVSAHWETKGTFVTAMEKPRTIHDFGGFPQALFDVQYPAPGSPHYANETKATIKKTAVGLDDKWGLDHGTWSVVKHLYPKADVPVLQLSIDYTQGAQYHYDLAKELASLRNKGVLIVGSGNMVHNLGMIAWDKLNETNYGYDWAIEASEKMKKFILSDDHKPLINFKSQGKAFDLSIPSPEHYLPLIYALALKEKNEKISLFNDKAVAGSLTMTSLKIDA, from the coding sequence ATGAAACGATCCGACTTTTTAAAGCTCCTTGCCTTATCACCCTTATCTCTTGCTGCTATGAAATTAAAAGAACTGGATACCTTAACGAGTAACTTATCTGTAACAGAAAAAATGCCTGTTTTGTTTTTAGGACATGGCAGTCCGATGAATGCCATTGAAGAAAATGAATTTGTAACCGGCTTTAGAAACATCGGAAAAGATATTCCCAAACCCAAGGCCATTCTCGTTGTTTCGGCTCACTGGGAAACAAAAGGGACGTTTGTTACCGCCATGGAAAAACCACGAACCATTCATGATTTCGGAGGGTTTCCCCAAGCGTTATTTGATGTGCAATATCCCGCGCCAGGAAGTCCGCATTATGCAAATGAAACAAAAGCGACCATAAAAAAGACAGCTGTAGGACTGGATGATAAATGGGGATTGGATCATGGAACCTGGTCGGTTGTGAAACATTTATACCCGAAAGCTGATGTGCCTGTGCTACAACTGAGCATTGATTATACACAAGGAGCACAATACCATTACGACTTAGCAAAAGAACTCGCCTCTCTGCGGAACAAAGGTGTGTTGATTGTTGGCAGTGGCAACATGGTACACAACTTAGGAATGATTGCCTGGGATAAATTAAATGAAACGAATTATGGTTATGATTGGGCAATCGAAGCCAGTGAAAAAATGAAAAAATTTATTTTGTCAGATGACCACAAACCACTGATCAATTTTAAATCGCAAGGAAAAGCATTTGATTTATCGATACCAAGTCCGGAACATTATTTACCACTCATCTATGCTCTGGCATTAAAAGAAAAGAATGAAAAAATTTCATTGTTTAATGATAAAGCAGTTGCTGGTTCTTTAACGATGACCTCCCTTAAGATTGACGCATAA